CCGCGCACGTCGAGCGCGGAGACGTAGGGCAGCTCCGAGCGGAGTTGGCGTCCGTAGTGGCCGTCCTTGCCCGCCGCGGCGTCGGCGGCCGCGGTGAGGAGGTTGTACTGGATGCGCAGCACGTCGCGGCGCGCCAGGGCATCGGTCACCGTGCCCGAGCCCAGCGGGGTGCTCGCGTTGGTGCGGTTGATGCGACGGATCAGCTCCTCCAGCTCCGCGCATGCCTCGACGGCTTCGGACAGCAGGGCGGAGGCGTCCTCGGCGGGAGGCTCGCCCTCCTGGTAACGGGCGTTGTTCGCGATCCGATTCTGGAGTCGCTGGATGCGTCGCTGGGTGTCCGCTCGGGCGGCCAGGGCCTCGGCCAACTTCATCGTCCTGCTCCTCGGGAATGTCCGCTGAGGACACTCTGGCATGAACGCCCCTCACCGTGCATGCGGTTTTCGTCGGACGAGCCGTCGTGGCACGAATGTCCACTCCGGTGGGAGCGGGTGGTTCGGGACCGGACGGGTGACCCCCGTGCTCACCGACCGGGCATATCCGGCGACCGACCGGGGTACTCGGGCGCCCGTGGGAGTGCGTGCGAGGTGACGTGGAACGTGTCCGGCCCGGCCGTGACGTCCGTGCCGCCCGAGGAGCGGGACTAGCGTGCTCACGATCGCGGTTGCCCTCGCGGTGGTCGGGGCGTTCCTCATCGCGGTCGGTTCCGCGCTGCAGGAACGAGTCGTGGTGGGCATGCGGTTCCTGGGCGGCCGGGGAGTGCGATGGCTGTGGCGGCTGGTGAGGCAACCCCGGTGGCTGTTCGGAGCCGCCGTCGCGGGAGCGGGTGTGGGCCTGCACGTGCTGGCCCTCAGCCACGGACCCGTGAGCGTCATCCAACCGGTGGGGACCAGCGGACTGCTGTTCGCGCTGGTGGTCAAGGCGGTGCTGGACCGCCGACGGCTACGGCTTCCCGAAGCACTCGGTGGGGTGGCCATCGTGGCCGGGCTGGTGGGACTGCTGTTCGCGTTACCGGCCACCGGGAAGGACCCGAACCTGTCGACGGCCACCGCGGTGTTGCTCGCCGTCGTCACCCTCGCCACGGCGGCCGTGGCGGTGCTGGTCGCGTGGCTGGTGTACTCGGCCAGCGTGCGGGCCGGGGCGCTGGCGTTCGCCGCCGGGACCACGTTCGGGGTGGGCTCGGCGTTGGTGAGCACGGTCGGGCACCGGATGCTCGGCGATCCCCTCGCGATCTGGGACTGGCCCACCCTTTTGGTGATCGTGTTGCTCTCGACCGGGGGACTCGCCCAGCAGCACGCGTACCGCATGCGGCGCTTCGCGCTCACATTCGCCATGCTGGAAGTCGCGGACCCCGTCACGGCCGCGACGGTCGGCGTACTCGTGTTGGGTGAGCCCCTTCCCGACACGGCGTTGGCGGCGGCCTGGATGGGGTTGTCGGCCACGGTCATCGTGGTCGGCGTCGTCGTGCTCGCCCGCTCGTACCTCGTGGAAACTCCGGGACACACTGCTCATGCGCGTGTTGATAGCGACCGACACCTACCCTCCTGACGTCAGCGGGAGCTCCTTCTTCGCGCATCGCCTCGCCGTCGGGCTGGCCGGCCGGGGGCACGACGTGCACGTGGTCTGTGCGTCCGAGACGGGACCCCGCAAGATCGTGCGGGACTCCGGCGTGTGTCTGCACCGCCTGCGTTCGGTGCCGCTCCTCATTCACCCGAGCGTGCGGTTCGTGCCGCCGCCCGGAGTCCCGGCACTGCTGCGCCGGCTCGTCGCGACGATGCGGCCGGACGTGGTGCACACGCAGGACCACTTCACCATCGGTCGCGCCGCCGTCCGCGCGGCGAAGCGCTGGAACGTCCCCGTCGTCGCCACCAACCACTTCATGCCCGACAACCTGTTGCCCTACCTTCCGCGCCACCTGCATCGGCCGGTGGCCGACGTGGCGTGGCGGGACTTCCGGCGTGTCTACGACCGGGCCGACCACGTCACCACGCCGACGAGGGCGGCGGCGAACCTGCTCGCGGCGAACGGGTTCGACGGCTCCGTGGAGCCCGTGTCGTGCGGTGTGGACACGACGCGCTTCTCCCCGGACGGGGCCCCGCCCGGTGTGCACCGCCGGAAGCTCGGGCTTCCCGACGTGCCCACGGTGCTCTACGTCGGACGACTCGACGCCGAGAAACGGCTCGACGAGTTGATTCGGGCGCTACCGAGGGTGTCGGTCGGGGACGTGCAGCTCGTCCTGGCGGGCACGGGTACCCGACGCGCGGAACTCGAACGGCTCGCCGCCCGGTGTGGGGTGGCGAGACGGGTACGGTTCCTCGGCTTCGTGCCCGACGACCGGCTTCCGTCGGTGTACCGGGCGGCGGACGTGTTCGCGATCCCCGGCGTGGCCGAACTCCAGAGCATCGCGACGCTGGAGGCCATGGCCTGCGCGCTGCCGGTCGTCGCGGCCAACGCCGTCGCGCTGCCGCACCTGGTGTCGCACGGCGACAACGGATACCTCGTGGAGCCGGGGGACGTCGCGGGGCTGGGTGCCGCGCTCGACGCGATCCTGACCTCGGCCGACCTGCGACGCCGGATGGGCGGACTGAGCAGGGCGATCGCCCTCACCCACGACGAACACCGCACACTCGCGCGGTTCGAGGAGATCTACCACGCCGTCGCGCGGGGCCGCGCGGGCCGAGGTTGACGACCGGGCAGGGCGCGGATCACACTGAAGTTGTACATATCACAACTCGATGCGCGATACGCAACAAGCGCAGTCGATTTGGGCACGCCTTCCGAGCGTGAGCGAGATCGTCGCCGGGCGTGAATCGAGGTGCCTCTCATGGCCGAGGTCGTCCA
The window above is part of the Saccharomonospora glauca K62 genome. Proteins encoded here:
- a CDS encoding glycosyltransferase, which encodes MRVLIATDTYPPDVSGSSFFAHRLAVGLAGRGHDVHVVCASETGPRKIVRDSGVCLHRLRSVPLLIHPSVRFVPPPGVPALLRRLVATMRPDVVHTQDHFTIGRAAVRAAKRWNVPVVATNHFMPDNLLPYLPRHLHRPVADVAWRDFRRVYDRADHVTTPTRAAANLLAANGFDGSVEPVSCGVDTTRFSPDGAPPGVHRRKLGLPDVPTVLYVGRLDAEKRLDELIRALPRVSVGDVQLVLAGTGTRRAELERLAARCGVARRVRFLGFVPDDRLPSVYRAADVFAIPGVAELQSIATLEAMACALPVVAANAVALPHLVSHGDNGYLVEPGDVAGLGAALDAILTSADLRRRMGGLSRAIALTHDEHRTLARFEEIYHAVARGRAGRG
- a CDS encoding DMT family transporter translates to MLTIAVALAVVGAFLIAVGSALQERVVVGMRFLGGRGVRWLWRLVRQPRWLFGAAVAGAGVGLHVLALSHGPVSVIQPVGTSGLLFALVVKAVLDRRRLRLPEALGGVAIVAGLVGLLFALPATGKDPNLSTATAVLLAVVTLATAAVAVLVAWLVYSASVRAGALAFAAGTTFGVGSALVSTVGHRMLGDPLAIWDWPTLLVIVLLSTGGLAQQHAYRMRRFALTFAMLEVADPVTAATVGVLVLGEPLPDTALAAAWMGLSATVIVVGVVVLARSYLVETPGHTAHARVDSDRHLPS
- a CDS encoding DIP1984 family protein; its protein translation is MKLAEALAARADTQRRIQRLQNRIANNARYQEGEPPAEDASALLSEAVEACAELEELIRRINRTNASTPLGSGTVTDALARRDVLRIQYNLLTAAADAAAGKDGHYGRQLRSELPYVSALDVRGLRERADRVARELREVDLAIQKVNWEAELAD